The genomic stretch CTCCTTCTGCTTCTTCtgtttcttcatcttctagCTCTAAAAATTCTGGTTCTAAATCTTCTGAATCTGGTGCTCTCTGTACTAAAGATCATCAATATGTAGTTATGATTGATGCTGGCTCTACTGGTTCTCGTGTCCATGTTTATGAATTTGATGTTTGTACTCAACCACCAACTTTAATCCATGAAACTTTTGAAATGTTGAAACCTGgtttatcatcatttgatACTGATGCCGTTGGTGCTGCTAAATCTTTGGatccattattaaaagttgCCATGGAAACCATTCCAGAATCATTCAGAGGGTGTACTCCAGTTGCTGTTAAAGCCACTGCTGGTTTAAGACTATTAGGTGAAACTAAAGCTACCAAAATTTTGGGAGCAGTTCGTCAACATTTAGAAAAAGATTATCCATTTGCTGTTGTAGAAGGTGAAGGTATCTCTATGATGAGTGGTGATGAAGAAGGTGTTTATGCCTGGATTACTACTAATTACTTATTGGGTAACATTGGTGctgatgaaaaaattccaaCTGCAGCTGTTTTTGATTTAGGTGGTGGTTCCACTCAAATTGTTTTTGAACCAACTTTTAAAggtaatgaaaaattaatcgATGGTGAACACAAATACGAATTAGAATTTGGTGGTGAATCCTATGATTTATATCAATTCTCTCATTTAGGTTATGGTTTAATGCAAGGTAGAAATAAGGTTAATGCCTTATTAGTAGAAAATGCCATTAAAGAAGGTAAAATTGTTGAAGGTGATGTTGAAAACAAGCATACATTGGTTTCTCCATGTTTACCACCAGGCACTAGTGTATCTAATGAAAAAGTTAAATTGACTAGTGGCAAAGAATATCATATCAACTTCAAAGGTCCTGTTACTGCTGCTGGTCCTCAATGTAGATTCTTAGCTGACAAAGTCTTGAATAAAGATGCTAAATGTTCTCAAAAACCATGTTCATTCAATGGTGTTCATCAACCATCATTGGTCAAGACTTTCAAGGAAACTAATGACCTATACGTCTTCTCATATTTCTATGATAGAACTCGTCCATTAGGTATGCCATTATCCTTTACTTTGAACGAATTGGCTGACCTAGCTAGAATGGTTTGTAATGGTGAAGAAGTTTGGGAAAGTGTCTTTGCTGGTATCGATGGTTCAGTGGAAGAATTACAAAAGGAACCACAATGGTGTTTAGATTTATCTTTCCAAGTTTCATTATTACATACTGGTTACGATATTCCATTACACAGAGAATTAAAAACCGCTCAAACAATCGATAACAATGAAATTGGTTGGTGTCTAGGTGCCTCTCTACCACTTTTGGAAGGTTCCAATTGGAAATGTAGAGTCAACCAATTATAAACTCAAGACATATTTAAACGATAAACATTATATACTTCTctttcatattattttttttccctatgatttttttatttatatatccTACATATGTAGATCCATCTCAATCTTGACTTCTAttgttatttatatatctatagtaactaatttaaattctcaCAAATTGAAGGTTTCCTCAATAATTGAAACTTACGTTTTCCAAATAAGCAATATGCCTAAATCTTACTCCTATGATATAGTGCCCATATCTTCACAATCTTATCAAGATTTGGTATCCCAGAAGTATTAATCTCACATGTAAACTTTATCATATTCTTCCTCTTAAAAAcatttgtatatatatatatatatatatatataacaaatCTCACATGCTTTGTTCGGTTTTTCGGGTCATTCGGGGCTCGGAAGGTGGATAGCGGATTGCGGATGGTGGATTTCAGTCAGGAGCATTCATGGATAAGATGCCTTTAAGAAGGAGCACGGAAAGCGGAATCACTCACGAGCATGTATAAAAAGAGAGAGTAATGATATCCCAAGGAATCCTTCAATTTCCTagaagaataaaaaaggTATTGCTTAGAAATCAATTCGACTAATCTTACGTACTATACACGTTTGAATATTGAGAAAACAACATTtgctaaattattatttcatataCCACATCACGGCTTTCATCAGAAGACGTCTATCGCCCCCTTTTACTTTACCATAGTAATcaatatctaaattatatttcaaattgatattgtttttattttttttttatcttttttttttctttttgcaTCTTCCAAACCAATAAGTAAAATTCGTTTAGTGGAACTTTAATCAGATTAGTAATAGAAGATTTCCACAAATCTATACATAAGCAGATCTTAGTAATGTCAGTAAAGAGGAGTTTTGAGATCAACCCTAATACTTCAACAAATGAAGATCCCAAGAAATTATCTAGAGTAGGTGATTCTGAAATGGAGGTTGCTTGGACCAGTTGTGAAAAGGACAGAGGTTTTGATCATCATACGGTTAGAGAAGAATCTGAATACGAAGGTTGTATTGAACTATCAAAGAAAAGTAGAAATATGACTAGAAACGGTACCCCTGTAGGTGATCCTGTAGCTTCGAGAGCCTCATCAAAATCTCATTATAAATTTGCCTCACATGCCTATGGAGTCCGTATGTTATCTAAGGATCTTTCCAATACCAAGATAGATTTACAAGTAGAGAATATTATGATAGTCAATAAACAAGATGATCTTTCTTTAGTTTATTTGGCAAGAGAATTAGTTCAATGGTTATTGAccaattataataaattgaatgtATATGTTCAAGacaatttacaaaattctAAACATTTTGATGCTCAATCAATTGCCAAAGATAGTCAATGTAAAGAAAgtagaattaaatattgggatttagattttttagATCAAAACGTTGGGTTTTTCGATCTAATTATTACATTAGGTGGTGATGGTACAGTCTTGTTTGTTTCATCTATTTTCCAAACACATGTTCCACCAGTATTACCATTTGCTTTAGGATCATTAGGATTTTTAACTAATTTccaatttgaatatttcaaagaaGATTTacctttaatattaaatcaaaagatCAAGACCAATTTAAGAATGAGATTGGAATGTAAAGTGTTTAGAAGACAAGAACCTATTTTAAACCCAAGAACaggtaaaaaaatttgtataaatgaattagaatcTGAACACCatgttttaaatgaattaacaATTGATAGAGGTATTAGTCCATTTATTTCCATGTTGGAAGTATATGGTGATAAATCCTTATTGACAGTAGCACAAGCTGATGGGTTGATTGTGGCTACCCCCACAGGGTCTACTGCATATTCTTTAAGTGCAGGTGGTTCATTAGTATATCCAAGTGTTAATGCCATCTCTGTGACCCCAATTTGTCCTCATACTTTAAGTTTTAGACCTATTATTTTGCCTGATAGTATGAATATTAGAGTTAAAGTGTCTGCGAAATCAAGAGGTACTGCATGGGCAGCATTTGATGGTAAAAATAGAGTGGAATTAAGGCCTGGagattatatattaatatcgGCCAGTCCCTATGCATTCCCCACTTTGGAAGCTACTTCTActgaatttattgataGTATCAGTAGATCATTGAATTGGAATGTTAGAGAACAACAGAAATCTTTTAGTAACGTGTTGTGTAAAAAGAATTTGGAgcaatttgaaaatgttcaattacaagataaagaagaatCGGTAGAAGAAGTGGAAGTGGATAATAGATTGGAGAATTCAGCCACTAAGGGGATTGAGATGGTTCAAATCGATGAGCCACGCAATGACGGTTTGTGAATTGAGGTAACTAAACGTGATTTGAAACGTACGGGGCTTATCTGTagggggggggggggggagCGGCCCGTGAACTAGTACTGCCAAGATACCTGTTACTACCAACAGTTGTATaagctttttttttttttgaaatatttaggAACGCGAATCCACAAATATACTACACttggtaaaatatttcaaaattgacATTCCATTAACAATTTAAGTATATGatatgtaaaaaaaaaaaattatattttttttgttgttgtataCATTTCCTGtttctatatatttacGTAAATATCCTCTCGACGTGAAGCCAATGCgtaaagaaattgaagttTCTCGAGCAAGATTCACGAAATTGATCGATATTCGACGTTCTAAGAAATGGCTTGACCTTTGTTAAGAtgtttaaattaattttaaaattagaaaactAGCAAACTCTGCGGGTTTGTCTGTGTTAAATTGTGATGGAAAAGTGCCTATTTCGTGATCGTGATCGCGAAAAAGTTGGCAAAAAATCGATCTGGGATTAGCCGATTAGGAAGGAGTGGCTGGTTGGAGGCAGACAATTTGTTTCTAAAAGTGGAGATTTAATTATATGAGAGAGATGcgaaatattaaaatagcTTGGTTGGAAACATTTTCGTGACATCATTGGTATCATGATAGTAATATTCgagagagaaaaaaaaaaattgctAGTCAATTTAAATGGGAAaagttttatatataaacgAGCGTAGAAGTTGAGAAGGGGAGTGCAATTGGAGcttgttgttttttctttctccCAAGATTCAACAAAccaaaaatacaaatatacaATACAAAATATGTTATTACAAACTTTAATACTGGGGACGTTATTCCTAGTTCAACAAATCCAAGCAGATTCTTCAGTGATCAAATGTGATGCTGAAAATAAATGTCCCGAAGATACACCATGTTGTTCCTCGGGTGGTGAATGTGGTACTGGTGTGTACTGTTTAGGTAGTTGTAACCCAGCTTTTTCGTTCAATATTGAAGCATGTATGCCCATGTCTATATTTGAAGACTCTAGATTcacatttaataataattattcatcAAAAGTTTTGGATTCCAATACGTATTTGGGAGATGCTAGTAAAGCTGATTGGACATACACTGGGTATTTGGTGGATTATCCCGATGAAGATAGTATGATTTTGGCAATGCCCAAGGACACTACTGGTACCGTGTTGTCGTCTACAAGATATCTGTGGTATGGTAAAGTTAGTGCGAGATTAAAGTCGTCGCATTTGGCCGGTGTTGTCACTgcatttattttatattctcAAGTGGAAGATGAAATCGATATGGAATTTATTGGGTCTGCATTGAATGTTGTTGAGACGAATCATTTCTGGCAAGGTGTTTTGAACCATACGTTATATGGGAATATCACAGTGAACAATTCGTTTGATGATTTCCATACATACGAGATGGATTGGCAAGAAGATTACATCAGTTGGTCTGTGGATGGTCAAGTTGAAAGAACGATGTTCAAGAATGAGACATATAATGAGACGACCGGGGTTTATCAATTCCCACAAACGCCAGCCAGAATCCAAGTGTCTATTTGGCCCGGTGGTGATGCGTCGCAACCACAAGGTGTTATTGAATGGGCCGGTGGTGCTATTGATTGGGATTCTAGTGATATCAAGGACAATGGGTATTATTATATGGTGTTGAATGAGTTGAATGTTACTACGGCGAATGTTCCTGATGGCACTGTTCAGAATGGTACCAAGGCGTATGTTTACACATCTGAGGATTCATTTTTACAAAAGGATGTTGCGATTGTGGATAAGCAGGTGTATTTGGCATCTGAGAAGGATTCTGGGTTGGATCCAAACAATAGTACATCGAGTTCGAGCAGTTTGTCCAAATCTAGTTCAAGCTCACGCAGCTCAAGCAGCTCAAGCAGCTCACACAGCTCAAGCAGCTCACACAGCTCAAGCAGCTCAAGCAGCTCAAGCAGCTCACGCAGCTCACACAGCTCACGCAGCTCAAGCACACATAGTTCCAGCACGTTAGGTGCCCATG from Henningerozyma blattae CBS 6284 chromosome 4, complete genome encodes the following:
- the GDA1 gene encoding guanosine diphosphatase (similar to Saccharomyces cerevisiae GDA1 (YEL042W); ancestral locus Anc_1.485), which translates into the protein MQAVKNYRIALCAFGTIMLFFLIRSSSNASSTVSTSNNAHNSIIKPEIPQDLAPNVNILPVSAEPGYITDEVTDKGNSEVADAVKEYVNSQVAIVSAAATTDVVGAPSASSVSSSSSSKNSGSKSSESGALCTKDHQYVVMIDAGSTGSRVHVYEFDVCTQPPTLIHETFEMLKPGLSSFDTDAVGAAKSLDPLLKVAMETIPESFRGCTPVAVKATAGLRLLGETKATKILGAVRQHLEKDYPFAVVEGEGISMMSGDEEGVYAWITTNYLLGNIGADEKIPTAAVFDLGGGSTQIVFEPTFKGNEKLIDGEHKYELEFGGESYDLYQFSHLGYGLMQGRNKVNALLVENAIKEGKIVEGDVENKHTLVSPCLPPGTSVSNEKVKLTSGKEYHINFKGPVTAAGPQCRFLADKVLNKDAKCSQKPCSFNGVHQPSLVKTFKETNDLYVFSYFYDRTRPLGMPLSFTLNELADLARMVCNGEEVWESVFAGIDGSVEELQKEPQWCLDLSFQVSLLHTGYDIPLHRELKTAQTIDNNEIGWCLGASLPLLEGSNWKCRVNQL
- the YEF1 gene encoding NADH/NAD(+) kinase (similar to Saccharomyces cerevisiae YEF1 (YEL041W) and UTR1 (YJR049C); ancestral locus Anc_1.484) translates to MSVKRSFEINPNTSTNEDPKKLSRVGDSEMEVAWTSCEKDRGFDHHTVREESEYEGCIELSKKSRNMTRNGTPVGDPVASRASSKSHYKFASHAYGVRMLSKDLSNTKIDLQVENIMIVNKQDDLSLVYLARELVQWLLTNYNKLNVYVQDNLQNSKHFDAQSIAKDSQCKESRIKYWDLDFLDQNVGFFDLIITLGGDGTVLFVSSIFQTHVPPVLPFALGSLGFLTNFQFEYFKEDLPLILNQKIKTNLRMRLECKVFRRQEPILNPRTGKKICINELESEHHVLNELTIDRGISPFISMLEVYGDKSLLTVAQADGLIVATPTGSTAYSLSAGGSLVYPSVNAISVTPICPHTLSFRPIILPDSMNIRVKVSAKSRGTAWAAFDGKNRVELRPGDYILISASPYAFPTLEATSTEFIDSISRSLNWNVREQQKSFSNVLCKKNLEQFENVQLQDKEESVEEVEVDNRLENSATKGIEMVQIDEPRNDGL
- the UTR2 gene encoding chitin transglycosylase UTR2 (similar to Saccharomyces cerevisiae UTR2 (YEL040W); ancestral locus Anc_1.483), translating into MLLQTLILGTLFLVQQIQADSSVIKCDAENKCPEDTPCCSSGGECGTGVYCLGSCNPAFSFNIEACMPMSIFEDSRFTFNNNYSSKVLDSNTYLGDASKADWTYTGYLVDYPDEDSMILAMPKDTTGTVLSSTRYLWYGKVSARLKSSHLAGVVTAFILYSQVEDEIDMEFIGSALNVVETNHFWQGVLNHTLYGNITVNNSFDDFHTYEMDWQEDYISWSVDGQVERTMFKNETYNETTGVYQFPQTPARIQVSIWPGGDASQPQGVIEWAGGAIDWDSSDIKDNGYYYMVLNELNVTTANVPDGTVQNGTKAYVYTSEDSFLQKDVAIVDKQVYLASEKDSGLDPNNSTSSSSSLSKSSSSSRSSSSSSSSHSSSSSHSSSSSSSSSSSRSSHSSRSSSTHSSSTLGAHAFSNSTNSSSVSFSNETSTSIYTGVDINTLTKTSSSSNGLSPEQSTGFIQNMKTTGQSRLSAGDGFALMRNNGILKVVLAALWYII